The following DNA comes from Paenibacillus crassostreae.
TGAGTGCGGCAACGACGATCTTTAAAGGAAGCTAATGCGGCCGCAATTTCTCTTCGTTCTCCATAACGAAGAACAAGTGTTGCGTCTACTACAATTCCCTTGTAGTCATGTAGAACTGAATGGCGATAAGCGAAATCCATATCTTCCACAGCATAGTTCACCAATTCCCCGGTTTCTAGTACAATCGCAGCGGATTTGAATATACGTGACACATCTGACCCATGGGCTCCGGCATTCATGTATACGGCTCCACCAATAGAACCAGGAATACCACCTGCAAACTCTAACCCTGTTAATCCTTGTTTACCGGACAGCATGCTTAATTTGGACAATGAAAAAGCACCACCAGCATTCAAGATTTCCTTCTGAAAGTTAGCATATTTAAATCCTGAACCCAGTTTGATCACAACTCCTCGTATGCCTTTATCAGTCACAAGGATATTGGAGCCGTGTCCAATCTGTATCCAAGTTATATGATGACGATTAAGTAACATGAGCAATTCTTGCAACTGGTTTCTATTCTCAGGCACGATGAGTGCATCGGCGGGCCCACCGATATGCCATGTCGTATGTCTTGTCATGGGCTCGTTTAAATAAATTTCCCCGACATTAGAGTTTGCGAATAGCGATAACCATTGATGCAAGATAAATTCCTCCTTCACTTAATCGCATGATGACAACTTTCAATGAGTTAGGAAAATCTAATGCTTCTGCTACGATATTGCCGTGTCCTTGGGCGATTATCACGATTATACGGTATCTTATGTAAGCCCACTTAAGTGTGTGACAATCACTACTTCCATTTAGAACAATCTAGATAAACGTCTCATTTCATTTGCTATCAAATGAGCTGATTCAGGTTTACCTAAGCTACTAGAACATTGAGACATGGCTTTGTGAAGCTCTAAATTCCCCATAATCTTATCAATTAAGCGAAACAATCGTTCAGCAGTCAGTTCTTGCTCTAATATCACCTGTGCAGCTCCAACTTTCTCAAGTGTTCTTGCATTAGCCTCTTGGTGATTATTCGTAACATTTGGTGAAGGGATCAGAATTGAAGGTATGCCTAATGAATTAATTTCTGCCAAAAAGGAGGCTCCTGCTCTATTTACAATCAGTGATGTTGCTGCTAATACCTCTGGCATATTATGTACATATGGAAGTACATGCAGATGATTCGGCATACTCCCGAGTTTACTTCTTATACGCTCCCGAGTCTCATCGAAATAGAGATCTCCTGTGACATAAACAAAATGCAAATGCTTTAGTGTATACAAAAGAGGGGCCATTTCAACCATTGTTTCATTTATTGCACGTGCTCCCCGACTTCCTCCAACGATTAGCACTACTGAACTATCCATAGGTATGCCTAAAGAAGCGAATCCACGATTCCGATTCGCTGAATATACTGTTGTAGCTCTTGGATTGCCAGTATATATGACATTTCGTGCTTTTGGAAAAGAAGATTGTGTATTCTCAAAACTAACTGCAACTGTATCAACATACCTACTTAGGAATGAGTTCGTTAATCCAGAAATAGCATTCTGTTCATGAATCATACAGGGGATACCTAGCTTTGCTGCAGCATAAACCACAGGACCACACACATATCCACCCGTACCTACAACAACATCTGGCTTGAACTTCGTTAGAATTCCTTTTGAGACCTGAACTCCTTTTAAAAAACGTACAATTGTTTTTACATTGTCTATCGATATTTTTCGTTGAAAACCTGTAATATCGATCGATTCAAACGGGATATTCTCCTCCGGAATAAGCTTGCTCTCCAACCCACGTTTTCCACCAATATATAGAAATTTAGAGCCAGGCTCTTCTTCTTCGCACTGTCTTGCAATCGCAACTGCTGGATAAATATGCCCTCCGGTTCCACCACCGGATAGAACAACCTTCATGAAGTTCACCTCGCATATCGTGATAAGTTAAGTAAAATTCCTAGAGCAGTAAGCATTAGGGTTAACGATGACCCGCCATAACTGATTAATGGTAATGTAATCCCTGTGACAGGCATTAAACCGATTACAACACCAATATTAACAATTACTTGAATGGCGATCATACCGACAATACCCACAGCAAGTAAACTACCAAAGCTATCAGGAATCGTCATCGCAATTCGCATCCCACGCCAGATTAAGATTAAAAATAATAGTAAAACGATCATTCCACCGATAAATCCAAGTTCTTCGGCCAAGATTGAAAAGATAAAATCAGTTTGTGGTTCCGGCACATAACTATATTTTTGACGACTCATACCAAGTCCTAACCCGCCTAATCCACCAGGACCAATCGCATAGAGAGATTGTATTATCTGGTATCCTGATCCTAATGGATCTGACCATGGATCGAGAAAAGCGGTAATTCGCTTCAACCGATAGGGTGCCGCTAGAATTAGTCCTACAAATCCCACAATACCTACTAGACCTAGCATTCCAAGATGCTTCATTCGTGCGCCTGCCGCGAATACAATCAACATCGAAGCACCAAACATAACACTTCCAGTTCCCAAATCCGGTTGTAACATAATAAGTCCAAATGCTGTACCGATTAACGTGAGTGGCGCAAGTAACCCTTTACTAAACAAAGTGATATTGAATTTCTCCTGACTTAACCAGTGGGCTAGAAATAGAATCATTCCCAGCTTCATAAACTCTGAGGGTTGAATTCCAAAAGAGCTAATTCCTAACCAACTCCGAGCACCACCACGTACATTACCAATTCCCGGAATAAGTACTATGACTAGCATAATAAAGCAGATCACAAGACCTGCTTTAGCGTATTTAGTCCATATTCGGTAATCAAGATTTGCTGTTACAAACATCGCAGCAATACCTAATCCCGCAAATAACAACTGTCGTTTGACGAAATAGAAGGAGTCCCCATAGTCATGGAAACCAAGAACCGATCCTGCGCTATAGACCATGACTATTCCAATCGAGAGGAGACCCAAAATGCATAATAGGATCCATAGATCTGGGCTTGAGCGTGATTTATTCATGAGAAGCCACCTCTTACTGAGAAAGTAGGGGCTTATCCACACACCCCCCTACTTAAGATTATGCACAGCCTCTTTAAAAATGCTTCCTCGAACCTCATAGGAAGTAAACATATCCCAGCTAGCACAAGCGGGAGATAGAAGTACAATATCCCCCTTCTGGGTTAGAGATGCTGCTTCTTTAACCGCTATATTCAACGTCGTAGCTGCATCCTCAACAGTATCAACTAAAGAAATAGTCTTTATCCCTGCCAACTTAGCAACTTTAGCTATTTTCTCCTTGGTTTCTCCGAATAAAATAATAGCTTTAACACCGTCTTTAAGAACAGGAAGTAATTCCATATAATCCGATCCACGATCTAACCCGCCAGCAATTAAAATAATAGGTTCCTTAAAAGAGGTAAGTGCCATTATTGTAGCTTTAGAATTTGTTGCTTTAGAATTGTTGTAATACGGACTTCCATCAATTTCTTTTACGAATTCCAATCGATGTTCCACACCCTGGAATGATGAGAGTGGTGCAGCAAGCTGTTCAATAGATACACCTGCAGAAATTGCAATAGCGCAAGCTGCAAGAGCATTCTCTACATTAAACCGACCTTTGATACCAATATCCTCTACGGGGATGATCTTTTTCATTATTCCATTTTCATCACGATATATAATGCTTCGTTCCAAGGAATCATCTGTATTCGTAATAAACGGAGGACTAACAAATATACCTTCTTGCAACTCTTCATTCATAGAGAAAGGGAAAAGTTTTCCCTTTAAAAGAGGAGCTAGGTTCCGACAGGTTGGATCATCCCAATTGAGGATCGCAGTATCTCCTTCTTGTTGATTCACAAATATATTAGCCTTAGAAGTTATATAATCTTCCATATCGCCATGATAATCCAAGTGTGTCTCTGCTATATTTAGAAGACAGCCAATACGGGGTCGGAATTGTTCCGTTCCCTTCAATTGGAAGCTACTTAGCTCCACAACCATCCATTCCTGTTCTGTAGCACCTTGTACAGCTTCACATAGAGGGACTCCAATATTACCAGCAACAATAGGGGATAAACCAGCTGAATGAAGAATTTCGCCCACCCATGTAGTTGTTGTCGTCTTCCCATTTGAACCCGTAATACCTATGATAGGCGCTTCACTTAAATAATAGGCAATCTCAACTTCCGTAACAATTTCGATTCCTAGTTCTTTTGCTTTAAGCAAAGGTGGAGCAGAATAAGGAATACCCGGATTCTTCACTACTAATGATATCCCTGCGTGAATAAGATCATCGGGATGTCCACCACAAATAACAGGAATGCCCAAAGAATCTAGTTCAGATGCTTCGGGACATTGATCTCTATCTTTTTTATCGTTCACCTTCACAATGGCTCCAATTTGATGGAGAACTTTGGCTACCTGCAAGCCACTCTTCGCTAGACCGAGAACTACGACTTGTTTGCCTTTGTATGTGTCTGGATGATTCATGATTACAACCCCTTGTTAATATAAAGTCCGAGAACTGCCAGTACGACTCCAACCGACCAAAATGTGATAACAACTCGCCATTCCGACCAACCTGAGAGCTCGAAGTGGTGATGTATAGGACTCATTTTGAATATACGCTTGCCTCTAAGTTTAAATGACCCAATCTGTAGCACAACGGAGAGCATTTCAATGACGAATATGCCTCCAATAATAAGAAATAACAACTCACTTTTAGTCACGATGGCAATCGCAGCGATCGCCCCACCAATACCTAATGACCCTGTATCTCCCATGAATACTTTTGCTGGATGGGCGTTGAATACAAGGAAACCTAATACTGCCCCAATCATAGCCGCTGCACATAAAGCTGCCGGCATGGATGTCGCTTGTATGGCAACTAAAGCAAAAGCACTAAATGCAATGGCGCTAACACCTGACAAAAGCCCATCTAGTCCATCTGTAAAATTAACAGCATTACTAATCGCTAGTAACATAATGATGATAAATGGATAATAGAACCATCCGCCCCAATCCCATCCCCATGATGTTCCAGGAATACCAATCGATGTATCATGTCCATTCTGAATAAGCAGATAGCAAACAATTCCTGAGAACAATAATTGTCCAAGTAATTTTTGCCGAGGTGTTAACCCTAAAGAACGTTTAAAAACTATTTTGATATAATCATCAAGAAAACCGATTAATCCAAATCCAAGTGTTGCAACTAATAATACATAAAAGTCCGTATTTATAACTGAAAACTTTAAATATGATAAAGTAAAAGCCAATAAAATAACGATCCCACCCATGGTTGGTGTACCTGCTTTGGCTAAATGACTTTCAGGCCCATCATGTCTAATCTGCTGTCCAAATTTCATCCGACGCAGCAAAGGAATGAGTATAGGTGCTGCAATCACTGCCAGAATAAAAGATACTCCGATCGTTAGTAGTAATAATTGAATGTCCACAGTTTCACCCCTTAGGTTCTTCAGATCCCCTGATATTACTCTATAAGAGCATTTACAACTTCCTCTAGCTTCATCCCACGCGAACCTTTCACAAGAACAATGTCTTTGCAATCAATATTCTCTTTAAGATGATGAATTAATTCAGCTTTGTCTGTGAATGCAAATACAGTCGAATGATGTAAATTCGCAATTGCTGCTTTGGCAGTATGTGATGATAACGGCCCAAATGTATATAGTAAATCCAATTTCTCAGTCGTAATATATTTACCAATTTCAGTATGGTATTCGGCCTCTTGCGTACCAAGCTCAAGCATGTCCCCGAGCACTGCAATTTTACGTCGATATCCCTTCATACTCTGAAGAACATCAATCGCCGCTTTCACCGATGTAGGACTAGCATTGTATGCATCATTCAGCACGGTCAATCCATTCTCAGATACGATAGGCTCAATACGCATACCCGTTAACTTCAAATGTGACAATCCTTCTCTTATGTTGTCTTCACTTACAGCGAAATGGCGTGCCACGGCAAGAGCAGCTAATCCGTTAAGAACATTGTGGCGCCCAAGTAATGGAAGGTCTAATCCAAGTTCTTTATGAACATATGAGGTAAATATAATTCCTTTGCCATGAAACATCATTCCAGTGGGATAATCGTCATTATCGGAATTAAAACCAAACGTAAATGTCTTTAAGTCCTTCACTGTTGATGATTCAGACAACACATGAGGAATTAAGGGCTCATCACCATTATAAATGAGAAGTCCTCCCTGCTTCATCCCACTTACGATTTCTAATTTTGCTGCAGCAATTTCTTGACGTGATCCCAACTGTAGGAGATGGGATTCCCCAATATTCGTAATGATCGCAACGTCTGGATGGGCAATTGATGAGAGCTTCTCTATTTCACCACGTCCGCTCATTCCCATCTCTAGCACTACAATATCTACACCTTCACTCATACCAAGAATGGTGAGAGGAAGACCAATATGATTATTAAAGTTACCTTCTGTCTTATGAACCTTGTAAGTCGTCTCTAGTAACGCTGCAACCATATCCTTCGTTGTTGTCTTACCGTTGCTACCTGTAATCCCTATAATTTTACATCCAATTTCATGTAAATATGCCTTTGCAAGTCTCTGTAAAGCTTCTAGAGTGTCATCTACCGCAATAACAGCACCCTCAGGATTTGGAAATGCACCATGATCCCTCTGCCATAATGTGGCCCCTGCGCCCTCTACTAATCCCTGGGCCGCAAATTTATGACCATCAAATCGTTCTCCTACGAGAGGTACAAATAAACTTCCCGCTGTCATATGGCGAGAATCTGTCGTAACACCACTTATATGCTTATCTCGATCCCGATGATGAACGACAGTTCCACCACACATCATAGCTATTTCACCCAATGTTTTATTAATCACTAGCGTATACCCCTTATCGCTTCCTTGGCGACGACACGATCATCGAAATCAAGAGTCATCTGTCCAATTTTTTGATAGGTCTCATGACCTTTCCCCGCAATCAATACTACATCTTCAGGGCTTGCCATATCAATAGCCTTTTGAATAGCTGCACGCCGATCTACAATAAGTTGGTAACTATCGCTAGATACTTGATCTTCAATAAGTCCAAGTTCGATATCCTTTAGTATAGCTTCTGGATCTTCTGTACGAGGATTATCAGAAGTTACGAAGATCATATCACTATATTTAGCCGAAATTTTACCCATTAGTGGGCGCTTTGTCTTATCACGATCACCACCACAACCAAAGACTGTGAGTACACGTCCTTGTGCGAACTCCTTAACTGTCTTCAAAACATTCTCAAGACCATCTGGTGTATGAGCATAATCGACAATTACTGCAAAAGGCTGACCAGCATCTACCGATTCTACTCGTCCATCAACACCAGCTAATGTTTCAAGACTTCTTTTTATTTCCTCTAACTCAATTCCTTCAAGTAATGTTGCTGTAATTGCAGCGAGAGCGTTATAAACGTTAAATTTACCCACCATTTTAAGTTTAATATCCGTACTTCCTCTGAAAGAATCGACATGGAATTCAGTACCTTGTGAGCTAATTGAAATCTGAGTTGCCCGGACATCTGCACCATCTTCCATACCATATGTAATCACTTCTGAAGAAGTTAACTTCTTGAAATAAGAAGATGCAGGATCATCTGCATTCAGTACAGCAAACTTTCGTTTATCTGGACTACCCTGGAAGGCGTTACCCATTCTCGCAAAAAGCAATCCTTTAGCCGACCGATAATCCTCCATACTGTGATGATAATCTAAATGATCCTGTGTAAGATTGGTAAATACCGTTGTATGGAAATCAGTCCCTTTTACCCGCCCTTGTTCCAATGCGTGGGAAGACACTTCCATCACACAGCAACGAGTACCACTAACTGCCATATCATGAAAAGAACGTTGTAATTCCAATGCCTCTGGAGTTGTTCCTGACATTGGAAAGGTTCGGCCTCCATAACTCATTTGAATAGTTCCAATCAACCCTGTTTTTACACCATGATCATTCATAATCTTCTCTATCAGATAAGAAGTTGTTGTTTTTCCATTGGTACCTGTAATTCCAATCACCTTCATTTGCTTGCTAGGTGAGCCAAAAAACGAATCTGCAATTACAGCCATAGCAAATCGGCAATCCTTCACAATAAGTTGTGGTAATTCAATATCCAATTGATGATCTACAACAAGGGCTACAGCACCATTCTCTTTAGCTTGTTCGGCATAAAGATGTCCGTCTACTGTATGACCGGGTAAACAAATAAATAAATCTCCCGAGCTTACTTTACGAGAATCTGTCTGTATACCGGATACTGTAATATCACCACTTCCGACAATTCGTTTAATCGTTAAAGTAGATGCTAGTTCATTAAATCTCATCAATAATCCCTCACTTATTTCAATTATCGTCCTATGGACGAATATCATGCCCTTTATCGTTCTTATCTTTCATTCATTGTCTTCATTTGGAAGGAGCATCTCCCATGTATATACGAATGGTCGAACCTTGTTCTACTCTACTACCTGGTTTGGGTGCTTGACTAACAACCGTTGTACCACTGCCTGATTTAGAGAGCATGAAATTCATATTAAGTTCCTCATACAGATCCTGTACTGATGCACCCACAAGATCAGGCACAGTCACGATCGGAGTCTCTCCATATTTATATTCCTTACTCAGTTGATCTTGACGTTCTGGTACTTTCATATAATGGAGTGAGTCTTCTATAATATTCTGTACAATAGGCGCAGCAACTACTCCACCAAACTGTACTCCCTTCGGGTTATCTACAGCCGTATATACGATGATTTGAGGGTCATCTGCTGGCGCGAATCCGATAAAAGATACAATATGTTCTGTTGCTGAATATCGACCATTAACGACAATTTGTGCCGTTCCTGTCTTCCCACCTACTCGATACCCATCAATAAAGGCTGGTCGACCTGTTCCTTTAGCTACAACGCTTTCCAGTGCCTCTCTAACTTTAAGGGATGTTTCTTCTGAAATGACCTGCCTAATCAGTTCTGGCTTATTTTCTTCGACAATCGTATTGGTGTCCGAATTAATCCATGCTTTTGATATATAAGGCTTGTATAGATACCCACCATTGATTGCAGCTGAAACTGCAGCTACTTGTTGTATGGGGGTTACAGATACACCCTGACCAAAAGATGTAGTTGCTAGTTCCACAGGACCCACTTGTGATAGTTTAAATAATATTCCATTCTCTTCTCCATTGAGGTCAATACCAGTCTTGCTACCAAAGCCGAAATCCCGAATATATTTAAAGAGGCTTTCTTTACCGAGCCTTTGACCTAAAGCTACAAAGCCAGGATTACATGAGTTTTCCACAACTTCGAGAAAAGTCTCACTACCATGGCCACCTTTTTTCCAGCATCTAAGTGTAGCTCCTCCTACTTTAACATAACCAGGGTCAAAAAAAGTGTCATGTTCCAGATCCACTTTATTCTCTTCTAATGCCGCTGCAAGAGTAATAATTTTGAAGGTAGAGCCAGGCTCATAAGTCATCCATATGGGCAGATTTCGATTATAAACTTCAGATGGGTATTCCTGATACTTAGCTGGTTCATAACCCGGTCTGCTAGCCATAGCAAGAATTTCACCCGTTTTAGGATTCATCGCTATGGACCAACTAGCACGTGCTTGAGTTTGTACCATAGCTTGATCGAGTTCTCGTTCCATAATAGATTGAATTGATTTATCAAGAGTTAGTTCAAGATTTAATCCATCTTTTGGCTCAGCATACTTCTCTGAAGATCCTGGCATTAATCTACCACCGGCATCAGATAAATAGGATATATTTCCATTCAAACCTTTTAAGCGATCCTCGTATTTCAGTTCAATACCTGTGATGCCTTGATTATCAATCCCAGTAAATCCAAGGATATGTGCAGCTAGGTCACCATAGGGATAATACCTTTTATTGTCCTCCGCGACAATGATACCCGGCAGATTCAAATCACGAATTTTCTGAGCAAGCTCCATCGTCATTTTGCGTCCACCGGGCTGTAGTTTTTCATTCATAGATTTTTTTTTAGTTATTTTTTTTAGTAAACTCTCCTGGGACATTCCTAGTAGAGGAGATAAGGCTGCAGCTGTTTTTTCCGGTTCTTTAATCTGTACGGGTATCGCCCACACGGTTGGTGAACTGATATTGTATGCTAATGCTGTTCCGTTTCGATCAAGAATCTCCCCTCTTTTAGCGGTGAACGGAAGATTTCTGCGCCACAAATCCTCTGCTTTCGCCGATAATTCTTTACCTTGTCCAAACTGTACATAAGCGAGCCTGGCCATTAAGGCGGTGAACAGAACACAAATAAACAATAAGCTCCATAGTAGTCGCCGTCTGAGCGTCACATTAGAAACTTTCATCATATAACCTCCCTAGTAATCCTGTCTGAATTTCATGTTTGGCATTCATAACATGGATATTCACGATTACCAGGGGTTAGAACAAGCTCCATCTCCCTACTCTTCTTCCTTTACAACATCTTCTGTTTCACTATCTTGTATTTCACTATCTTGTATTCCGTTTTCTTGAAATCCGCCTTCTTCCTTTGCTACATATAAAGGTTCCAACGTTAATTGTACTAGACGATCACCTTGATCCTCTATTACTTTTTGTTCAACAACATATCCTTCACCTTCAACGCTAATTTTCAACTGCATCAACGTCAATACCTGAAGGGCGTCTCTCAAAGATTCACCTTTTAAATCTGGAATTTCCATGTTCACACTATCTTCTGTTAGAAGATAGATTCGTTGTCCAGCATTCATTATAGAACTCACAGCTGGATATTGTCGAATCACTTTTTTACCTTTTCCTAAAGTTTCATAAGCGATACCACTATCAAGTAATTCGCTCTTCGCGGACTCCAGACTCTTGCCTATCAATGCCGGGGTCGTGTATTGAACTGACTGTACACTACTACTCAGCTTCTTTTTAGTTTCAGTAGAGCCACTCTTAGATTCAGCGGACAGTGTTGTTGGGACATTCATATACTGAAGGGTTTGACTTACAATTTTTTTGAATACTGGCGCTGCGGCTGCTCCACCACCTACATTTGCGTCATTTGGCTCATCCAAAATAACAATCAAAGCAATTTTCGGATCATTTACTGGTGCATATCCAACAAAAGAAACAACAGCCTTATCGTAATCATAAACACTTTTGCCATTTTCATCTTTTACGAGTTTTACGGCAGTTCCTGTTTTTCCAGCGACTCTATAGCCATCTATATACGCATGACGACCTGTCCCAATCTCTTGGTCAGCGACGACTTGTTCTAAATAACTACCCGTTTCCTTTGCTGTTTCTGGCGAAACCACCTGTCGTACCTCTGATGGTGGTGTTTCTGTGATCTCTCCTGTATTAGGATCATGAATTTCTTTGATAATATGCGGAGTTAGTAACTTACCTCCATTTGCAATAGCAGCAATTGCTGTCAGTTGTTGGATTGGTGTGACATTGACCCCGTGGCCATAAGACGCCGTTGCTACCTCAACATTACCCGGTAGATTAATTGGCCATGTAGCTTCACCATACATCTCAATTCCTGTTTTTTGTCCAAACCCGAAATTATTAATATATTGGAGTAACCGTTCCTTTCCTAACATCTCTAGTCCCATTTTAACAAATGCCACATTACTTGAACGCTTAACACCTTCGAGGTAGGTAATCGTCCCCCAACCTGCACGTTTCATATCATGTAGTACTGTCCTCGTATCTTGCACCCTGATCTGTCCAGATAAA
Coding sequences within:
- a CDS encoding penicillin-binding transpeptidase domain-containing protein produces the protein MVKRIKLRTLLVGGCITLLFAILITKVFWIQVVNGDFWHETAVENWSKKDVIMATRGTITDRNGDALAIDAPAYTVTVNPKVIHENGIEDVVVAGLHRILGKDEDELRDHVKAKDEDGKLRTSREVRTEGWKIDQAKRDEVATLIDEIKVQLEDEGKVADAGIGLLKEQKRYYPKNSLAAHIIGYADRDGNAITGLEAFYDDELKGINGSINYKSDGQLDKLPNADEVYQPAVNGKNIKLTIDDTIQYYIEDAMKEAYEKYNPISMTVIAADPNTMEILGLANLPNFNPNSYWETPEAENFYNHAVKSLYEPGSTFKIITLAGAIEENLINPTDTYLSGQIRVQDTRTVLHDMKRAGWGTITYLEGVKRSSNVAFVKMGLEMLGKERLLQYINNFGFGQKTGIEMYGEATWPINLPGNVEVATASYGHGVNVTPIQQLTAIAAIANGGKLLTPHIIKEIHDPNTGEITETPPSEVRQVVSPETAKETGSYLEQVVADQEIGTGRHAYIDGYRVAGKTGTAVKLVKDENGKSVYDYDKAVVSFVGYAPVNDPKIALIVILDEPNDANVGGGAAAAPVFKKIVSQTLQYMNVPTTLSAESKSGSTETKKKLSSSVQSVQYTTPALIGKSLESAKSELLDSGIAYETLGKGKKVIRQYPAVSSIMNAGQRIYLLTEDSVNMEIPDLKGESLRDALQVLTLMQLKISVEGEGYVVEQKVIEDQGDRLVQLTLEPLYVAKEEGGFQENGIQDSEIQDSETEDVVKEEE